The following is a genomic window from Chitinophagaceae bacterium.
ATTCTTATGGAGCAGAATTTTCACCTCTTTTGCAACAAAAATTCCACAAGATTATCCATAAAGGAACAGATGAAAAAATAGATAGTTACAGTGCTTTTTTTGATAATAATAAGAAAAAAATAACCGATCTCTATGAATATCTATTATCACAAAAGATAAAAAAAATAGATACAGTAGGGTTAGCAACCGATTATTGTGTAAAATACAGTGCATTGGATGCAGTCCAATTAGGTTTTGAAACATCTGTATTAACAAAAGGCACAAAAGCAGTATTCCCTCAAGATTTTGAAAAGACATTAGAATACTTGAAAAATACTGCCGGAGTGAGAATAGAATAAAGACATGGGCATCTAAAAACCAATATGTCCTGATTACATAATGTTCTATACAGTACGAGAAAGAAAAAAATATTGGATTTACCATAAAAATAAATGAAGTATAGATTAGCAATACTGAGTACCAACAAACCCGGATATTCGGAAACATTTATTAAAGCCCATAGAGACTTCTTAGAAGGAGAAAAGTATTACTACTACGGTGGCTATATCCCGTTTATTGTAGCGAAAAAAAATAATGCATCAAACAATAAAACAAAAGATCCTTTCCATCTTCTTTTAAAAATATGGAAGAAATATAAAAAATACATAGCTTTTTTTATATATCCCCTCCTTTTTATATATGCTCGCACAAAACTCAAACAGTTACTCAAAAAAAATAAGATAGATGTAGTATTAGCAGAATACGGTCCCACAGGCGCAAGTGTAACAACCATTTGTAAACAATTAGATATTCCGCTTATAGTGCATTTTCACGGTTTTGATGCTACGAGACAAGATACTGTGAATAAATACAAACAGAACTACCAAACAATGTTTGATTATGCTACCTCTATTATTGCGGTATCCC
Proteins encoded in this region:
- the pncA gene encoding bifunctional nicotinamidase/pyrazinamidase, with translation MLKECLLIIDVQNDFLPKGSLAVPDGDSIISFINSIIPKYKYVIATQDWHPKEHISFFTNHKEKKMGDIIDVEGTPQMLWPPHCVQNSYGAEFSPLLQQKFHKIIHKGTDEKIDSYSAFFDNNKKKITDLYEYLLSQKIKKIDTVGLATDYCVKYSALDAVQLGFETSVLTKGTKAVFPQDFEKTLEYLKNTAGVRIE